A section of the Corynebacterium auris genome encodes:
- a CDS encoding ACT domain-containing protein gives MQAIITTTGRDQIGIIAAVSAAAAERNLNVLDVTQTLMDDFFTMVMRVNIPGDPVDMGELQEHLAQAGEPLGVVVRIQSADLFTAMNEI, from the coding sequence ATGCAAGCAATCATTACGACAACCGGGCGCGACCAGATCGGCATCATCGCCGCCGTATCCGCCGCCGCGGCCGAGCGAAACCTCAACGTCCTCGACGTCACCCAGACCCTCATGGACGACTTTTTCACCATGGTCATGCGCGTCAATATTCCCGGTGACCCGGTGGACATGGGTGAGCTGCAGGAGCACCTCGCCCAGGCGGGCGAGCCGCTCGGGGTCGTGGTGCGGATTCAGTCGGCGGACCTGTTCACCGCCATGAACGAGATTTAG
- a CDS encoding glutamine amidotransferase: MASFLLVCLRNGEIGPSVARAEFNDVLRSTGLSRDNIDVRVLDSTSATIGDVDSYRGVIVGGSSLTVTTPQYDAWQEHINAELRGLLTTDTPVFFICFGMSWLVDALGGSVGHSAPEASGPTVVELTDAGRSDPLLAGFPSQFAALTGHTENPEVLPPDLSVLATGPTTPVQLARWGEHVWACQFHAEMDAPAMKTRMDFFYDYGYFPLTDYDTIIAALPSVDVTWSNELLRRYVQYCRRR; encoded by the coding sequence ATGGCTAGCTTCCTCCTCGTCTGCCTCCGCAACGGAGAGATCGGGCCGTCTGTGGCGCGGGCCGAGTTCAACGACGTCCTGCGCTCCACCGGTCTTTCCCGCGACAACATCGATGTGCGCGTTCTCGACAGCACTTCGGCCACCATCGGTGACGTCGACAGCTACCGCGGCGTCATCGTCGGCGGCAGCTCGCTGACCGTCACCACCCCGCAGTACGACGCCTGGCAGGAACACATCAACGCCGAGCTGCGCGGCCTGCTCACCACCGACACCCCTGTCTTTTTCATCTGCTTCGGCATGAGCTGGCTTGTCGACGCCCTCGGCGGCAGCGTCGGCCACTCAGCGCCGGAGGCGTCCGGCCCCACCGTGGTTGAGCTTACCGACGCCGGGCGCTCAGACCCCCTGCTTGCCGGATTCCCCTCGCAATTCGCCGCCCTGACCGGCCACACCGAAAACCCCGAAGTGCTGCCCCCCGACCTTTCCGTCCTGGCCACCGGGCCCACCACCCCGGTGCAGCTGGCCCGGTGGGGCGAGCACGTGTGGGCGTGCCAGTTCCACGCGGAGATGGACGCGCCAGCAATGAAAACACGCATGGACTTCTTCTACGACTACGGCTATTTCCCGCTGACGGACTACGACACGATCATCGCAGCTCTGCCGAGCGTGGACGTCACGTGGTCAAACGAGCTGCTCAGGCGCTACGTGCAGTACTGCCGACGGCGGTGA